A stretch of Chiloscyllium punctatum isolate Juve2018m chromosome 34, sChiPun1.3, whole genome shotgun sequence DNA encodes these proteins:
- the dyrk1b gene encoding dual specificity tyrosine-phosphorylation-regulated kinase 1B isoform X1, whose protein sequence is MVITSASEVEQSPPSMLAALQSEWIKQDPICYLPATHCSKKASRSGTSSGCKPPSKHCLPASFGFTPAEPSMSNQHGHLPLGNVQPMCELQQVRQGHHWGVTAGRAPNSDHQRGNHSERMLSDMTILQRRIPVSFRDPGTAPLRKLSVDLIKTYKHINEVYYAKKKRRAQHVPPDDSSNKKERKIYNDGYDDDNYDYIVKNGEKWMERYEIDSLIGKGSFGQVVKAYDHHEQEWVAIKIIKNKKAFLNQAQIELRLLELMNKHDTEMKYYIVHLKRHFMFRNHLCLVFELLSYNLYDLLRNTNFRGVSLNLTRKFAQQMCTALLFLATPELSIIHCDLKPENILLCNPKRSAIKIVDFGSSCQLGQRIYQYIQSRFYRSPEVLLGMPYDLAIDMWSLGCILVEMHTGEPLFSGSNEVDQMNKIVEVVGIPPSHMLEQAPKARKYFEKLSDGLWAVKKVKDVKKEYKAAASRKLHNIIGVETGGPNGRRAGEPGHTPAEYLKFKDLILRMLDYDPKTRITPFYALQHNFFKKTLDEGTNTSNSISTSPSVEHSQSASTASSLSSSGGSSGSSSDNPNQRYTSRYCNGTEAQTDYEMHSPQVPRPPSVHHPLWLWNSGHAPVSSNSNLYPALPPHPVTGLPPPPPPQQQQQQHLQGNEEHHLYRHGTARVPMPLQQRHYHHHHQHQHHRQLLPGSPTLAPEAASSAHAAFLLLSPQSPDSTQRGPSGLHLRTRTALPGHGLYPPAVPQGPDTESPPRPPNQHRYRPEPDSTAMMGFCPPQSSAATS, encoded by the exons ATGGTGATCACCTCCGCCAGTGAAGTTGAACAGTCTCCCCCCAGCATGCTGGCTGCCCTACAGTCAGAATGGATTAAGCAGGATCCCATTTGTTACCTGCCTGCCACCCACTGCAGCAAGAAGGCCTCTCGAA GTGGGACCAGCTCAGGATGCAAGCCCCCCTCCAAACACTGCTTGCCTGCCTCATTTGGCTTCACCCCCGCTGAACCCAGCATGTCAAACCAACATGGCCACCTGCCTCTTGGCAACGTGCAGCCCATGTGTGAACTGCAGCAGGTCCGGCAGGGACATCACTGGGGAGTGACCGCTGGCCGGGCACCCAACTCTGACCACCAGAGAGGCAACCACAGTGAGCGG ATGCTATCGGACATGACGATCTTACAAAGGAGGATTCCAGTTAGTTTTCGTGACCCTGGGACGGCGCCTCTGAGAAAACTCTCGGTGGATTTGATAAAGACGTACAAGCACATTAATGAG GTGTACTATGCCAAGAAAAAGCGTCGTGCCCAACACGTTCCCCCAGACGACTCCAGCAACAAGAAGGAGAGGAAGATTTACAATGACGGCTACGATGATGATAACTATGATTACATTGTGAAGAATGGGGAGAAGTGGATGGAGCGATATGAGATTGACTCCCTGATTGGGAAGGGCTCATTTGGGCAG GTAGTGAAGGCCTACGATCATCATGAGCAGGAGTGGGTGGCCATCAAGATCATCAAGAATAAGAAGGCCTTCCTGAACCAGGCCCAGATTGAATTGCGCCTTCTGGAGCTCATGAACAAACATGACACCGAGATGAAGTATTACATTG TTCACTTGAAGCGGCATTTCATGTTCCGGAACCATCTGTGCTTGGTCTTTGAGCTGCTCTCCTACAACCTGTACGACCTGCTTAGAAACACCAACTTCCGCGGGGTCTCCCTGAACCTGACTCGCAAGTTTGCCCAGCAGATGTGTACAGCCCTGCTGTTCCTGGCCACCCCTGAGCTCAGTATCATCCACTGTGACCTGAAGCCTGAGAACATCCTCCTGTGCAACCCCAAGCGCAGTGCCATCAAAATCGTCGACTTTGGCAGCTCCTGTCAACTAGGGCAAAGG ATTTACCAATATATCCAGAGTCGTTTCTATCGCTCTCCTGAAGTGCTGCTTGGCATGCCGTATGACCTGGCCATTGACATGTGGTCACTGGGCTGTATCCTGGTGGAAATGCACACCGGAGAGCCTCTCTTCAGTGGGTCGAATGAG GTGGATCAGATGAATAAGATTGTGGAGGTAGTGGGGATTCCTCCTAGTCACATGCTGGAACAGGCACCCAAAGCCCGCAAGTACTTTGAGAAGCTCTCTGACGGGCTGTGGGCTGTCAAAAAAGTGAAGGATGTGAAGAAG GAATATAAAGCAGCCGCTTCCCGCAAACTCCACAACATCATTGGCGTCGAGACGGGTGGACCCAATGGGCGACGGGCAGGTGAACCAGGACACACGCCAGCCGAGTACTTGAAGTTCAAGGACTTGATTCTGAGGATGCTGGACTATGATCCCAAAACACGAATCACCCCTTTCTATGCACTTCAACACAACTTCTTCAAGAAGACCTTGGATGAAGGGACAAACACAAgtaacagcatctcaaccagccCCTCCGTGGAGCACAGTCAGTCAGCAAGCACTGCCAGCTCTTTGTCCAGCTCAG GTGGTTCCAGTGGGTCTTCAAGTGACAACCCGAATCAACGGTACACCAGCCGCTACTGCAATGGCACCGAAGCTCAAACAGACTATGAAATGCACAGTCCACAG GTTCCACGGCCACCTTCCGTGCACCATCCACTGTGGCTGTGGAACAGTGGCCACGCTCCagtcagcagcaacagcaacctGTACCCagcactgccccctcaccccgtCACTGggctaccaccaccaccaccaccacagcagcagcagcagcagcacctcCAAGGTAACGAGGAGCACCACCTGTACCGCCACGGGACTGCCAGAGTGCCAATGCCACTACAGCAGCGCCattaccatcaccaccaccaacaccaacaccatcgCCAGCTGCTGCCTGGCTCCCCGACCCTGGCACCTGAGGCTGCCTCTTCAGCTCACGCcgccttcctcctcctctctccccagagtCCGGACTCCACCCAGCGAGGACCCTCAGGCTTGCACCTTCGGACTAGGACCGCCTTACCTGGGCACGGCCTTTACCCTCCTGCAGTGCCCCAGGGCCCTGACACTGAAAGCCCACCGAGGCCTCCGAACCAGCATCGCTACAGGCCCGAACCAGACAGCACGGCCATGATGGGCTTCTGCCCACCACAAAGTTCTGCAGCCACGTCCTGA
- the dyrk1b gene encoding dual specificity tyrosine-phosphorylation-regulated kinase 1B isoform X4, translating into MVITSASEVEQSPPSMLAALQSEWIKQDPICYLPATHCSKKASRSGTSSGCKPPSKHCLPASFGFTPAEPSMSNQHGHLPLGNVQPMCELQQVRQGHHWGVTAGRAPNSDHQRGNHSERMLSDMTILQRRIPVSFRDPGTAPLRKLSVDLIKTYKHINEVYYAKKKRRAQHVPPDDSSNKKERKIYNDGYDDDNYDYIVKNGEKWMERYEIDSLIGKGSFGQVVKAYDHHEQEWVAIKIIKNKKAFLNQAQIELRLLELMNKHDTEMKYYIVHLKRHFMFRNHLCLVFELLSYNLYDLLRNTNFRGVSLNLTRKFAQQMCTALLFLATPELSIIHCDLKPENILLCNPKRSAIKIVDFGSSCQLGQRIYQYIQSRFYRSPEVLLGMPYDLAIDMWSLGCILVEMHTGEPLFSGSNEVDQMNKIVEVVGIPPSHMLEQAPKARKYFEKLSDGLWAVKKVKDVKKEYKAAASRKLHNIIGVETGGPNGRRAGEPGHTPAEYLKFKDLILRMLDYDPKTRITPFYALQHNFFKKTLDEGTNTSNSISTSPSVEHSQSASTASSLSSSGSTATFRAPSTVAVEQWPRSSQQQQQPVPSTAPSPRHWATTTTTTTAAAAAAPPR; encoded by the exons ATGGTGATCACCTCCGCCAGTGAAGTTGAACAGTCTCCCCCCAGCATGCTGGCTGCCCTACAGTCAGAATGGATTAAGCAGGATCCCATTTGTTACCTGCCTGCCACCCACTGCAGCAAGAAGGCCTCTCGAA GTGGGACCAGCTCAGGATGCAAGCCCCCCTCCAAACACTGCTTGCCTGCCTCATTTGGCTTCACCCCCGCTGAACCCAGCATGTCAAACCAACATGGCCACCTGCCTCTTGGCAACGTGCAGCCCATGTGTGAACTGCAGCAGGTCCGGCAGGGACATCACTGGGGAGTGACCGCTGGCCGGGCACCCAACTCTGACCACCAGAGAGGCAACCACAGTGAGCGG ATGCTATCGGACATGACGATCTTACAAAGGAGGATTCCAGTTAGTTTTCGTGACCCTGGGACGGCGCCTCTGAGAAAACTCTCGGTGGATTTGATAAAGACGTACAAGCACATTAATGAG GTGTACTATGCCAAGAAAAAGCGTCGTGCCCAACACGTTCCCCCAGACGACTCCAGCAACAAGAAGGAGAGGAAGATTTACAATGACGGCTACGATGATGATAACTATGATTACATTGTGAAGAATGGGGAGAAGTGGATGGAGCGATATGAGATTGACTCCCTGATTGGGAAGGGCTCATTTGGGCAG GTAGTGAAGGCCTACGATCATCATGAGCAGGAGTGGGTGGCCATCAAGATCATCAAGAATAAGAAGGCCTTCCTGAACCAGGCCCAGATTGAATTGCGCCTTCTGGAGCTCATGAACAAACATGACACCGAGATGAAGTATTACATTG TTCACTTGAAGCGGCATTTCATGTTCCGGAACCATCTGTGCTTGGTCTTTGAGCTGCTCTCCTACAACCTGTACGACCTGCTTAGAAACACCAACTTCCGCGGGGTCTCCCTGAACCTGACTCGCAAGTTTGCCCAGCAGATGTGTACAGCCCTGCTGTTCCTGGCCACCCCTGAGCTCAGTATCATCCACTGTGACCTGAAGCCTGAGAACATCCTCCTGTGCAACCCCAAGCGCAGTGCCATCAAAATCGTCGACTTTGGCAGCTCCTGTCAACTAGGGCAAAGG ATTTACCAATATATCCAGAGTCGTTTCTATCGCTCTCCTGAAGTGCTGCTTGGCATGCCGTATGACCTGGCCATTGACATGTGGTCACTGGGCTGTATCCTGGTGGAAATGCACACCGGAGAGCCTCTCTTCAGTGGGTCGAATGAG GTGGATCAGATGAATAAGATTGTGGAGGTAGTGGGGATTCCTCCTAGTCACATGCTGGAACAGGCACCCAAAGCCCGCAAGTACTTTGAGAAGCTCTCTGACGGGCTGTGGGCTGTCAAAAAAGTGAAGGATGTGAAGAAG GAATATAAAGCAGCCGCTTCCCGCAAACTCCACAACATCATTGGCGTCGAGACGGGTGGACCCAATGGGCGACGGGCAGGTGAACCAGGACACACGCCAGCCGAGTACTTGAAGTTCAAGGACTTGATTCTGAGGATGCTGGACTATGATCCCAAAACACGAATCACCCCTTTCTATGCACTTCAACACAACTTCTTCAAGAAGACCTTGGATGAAGGGACAAACACAAgtaacagcatctcaaccagccCCTCCGTGGAGCACAGTCAGTCAGCAAGCACTGCCAGCTCTTTGTCCAGCTCAG GTTCCACGGCCACCTTCCGTGCACCATCCACTGTGGCTGTGGAACAGTGGCCACGCTCCagtcagcagcaacagcaacctGTACCCagcactgccccctcaccccgtCACTGggctaccaccaccaccaccaccacagcagcagcagcagcagcacctcCAAGGTAA
- the dyrk1b gene encoding dual specificity tyrosine-phosphorylation-regulated kinase 1B isoform X2 — MSNQHGHLPLGNVQPMCELQQVRQGHHWGVTAGRAPNSDHQRGNHSERMLSDMTILQRRIPVSFRDPGTAPLRKLSVDLIKTYKHINEVYYAKKKRRAQHVPPDDSSNKKERKIYNDGYDDDNYDYIVKNGEKWMERYEIDSLIGKGSFGQVVKAYDHHEQEWVAIKIIKNKKAFLNQAQIELRLLELMNKHDTEMKYYIVHLKRHFMFRNHLCLVFELLSYNLYDLLRNTNFRGVSLNLTRKFAQQMCTALLFLATPELSIIHCDLKPENILLCNPKRSAIKIVDFGSSCQLGQRIYQYIQSRFYRSPEVLLGMPYDLAIDMWSLGCILVEMHTGEPLFSGSNEVDQMNKIVEVVGIPPSHMLEQAPKARKYFEKLSDGLWAVKKVKDVKKEYKAAASRKLHNIIGVETGGPNGRRAGEPGHTPAEYLKFKDLILRMLDYDPKTRITPFYALQHNFFKKTLDEGTNTSNSISTSPSVEHSQSASTASSLSSSGGSSGSSSDNPNQRYTSRYCNGTEAQTDYEMHSPQVPRPPSVHHPLWLWNSGHAPVSSNSNLYPALPPHPVTGLPPPPPPQQQQQQHLQGNEEHHLYRHGTARVPMPLQQRHYHHHHQHQHHRQLLPGSPTLAPEAASSAHAAFLLLSPQSPDSTQRGPSGLHLRTRTALPGHGLYPPAVPQGPDTESPPRPPNQHRYRPEPDSTAMMGFCPPQSSAATS; from the exons ATGTCAAACCAACATGGCCACCTGCCTCTTGGCAACGTGCAGCCCATGTGTGAACTGCAGCAGGTCCGGCAGGGACATCACTGGGGAGTGACCGCTGGCCGGGCACCCAACTCTGACCACCAGAGAGGCAACCACAGTGAGCGG ATGCTATCGGACATGACGATCTTACAAAGGAGGATTCCAGTTAGTTTTCGTGACCCTGGGACGGCGCCTCTGAGAAAACTCTCGGTGGATTTGATAAAGACGTACAAGCACATTAATGAG GTGTACTATGCCAAGAAAAAGCGTCGTGCCCAACACGTTCCCCCAGACGACTCCAGCAACAAGAAGGAGAGGAAGATTTACAATGACGGCTACGATGATGATAACTATGATTACATTGTGAAGAATGGGGAGAAGTGGATGGAGCGATATGAGATTGACTCCCTGATTGGGAAGGGCTCATTTGGGCAG GTAGTGAAGGCCTACGATCATCATGAGCAGGAGTGGGTGGCCATCAAGATCATCAAGAATAAGAAGGCCTTCCTGAACCAGGCCCAGATTGAATTGCGCCTTCTGGAGCTCATGAACAAACATGACACCGAGATGAAGTATTACATTG TTCACTTGAAGCGGCATTTCATGTTCCGGAACCATCTGTGCTTGGTCTTTGAGCTGCTCTCCTACAACCTGTACGACCTGCTTAGAAACACCAACTTCCGCGGGGTCTCCCTGAACCTGACTCGCAAGTTTGCCCAGCAGATGTGTACAGCCCTGCTGTTCCTGGCCACCCCTGAGCTCAGTATCATCCACTGTGACCTGAAGCCTGAGAACATCCTCCTGTGCAACCCCAAGCGCAGTGCCATCAAAATCGTCGACTTTGGCAGCTCCTGTCAACTAGGGCAAAGG ATTTACCAATATATCCAGAGTCGTTTCTATCGCTCTCCTGAAGTGCTGCTTGGCATGCCGTATGACCTGGCCATTGACATGTGGTCACTGGGCTGTATCCTGGTGGAAATGCACACCGGAGAGCCTCTCTTCAGTGGGTCGAATGAG GTGGATCAGATGAATAAGATTGTGGAGGTAGTGGGGATTCCTCCTAGTCACATGCTGGAACAGGCACCCAAAGCCCGCAAGTACTTTGAGAAGCTCTCTGACGGGCTGTGGGCTGTCAAAAAAGTGAAGGATGTGAAGAAG GAATATAAAGCAGCCGCTTCCCGCAAACTCCACAACATCATTGGCGTCGAGACGGGTGGACCCAATGGGCGACGGGCAGGTGAACCAGGACACACGCCAGCCGAGTACTTGAAGTTCAAGGACTTGATTCTGAGGATGCTGGACTATGATCCCAAAACACGAATCACCCCTTTCTATGCACTTCAACACAACTTCTTCAAGAAGACCTTGGATGAAGGGACAAACACAAgtaacagcatctcaaccagccCCTCCGTGGAGCACAGTCAGTCAGCAAGCACTGCCAGCTCTTTGTCCAGCTCAG GTGGTTCCAGTGGGTCTTCAAGTGACAACCCGAATCAACGGTACACCAGCCGCTACTGCAATGGCACCGAAGCTCAAACAGACTATGAAATGCACAGTCCACAG GTTCCACGGCCACCTTCCGTGCACCATCCACTGTGGCTGTGGAACAGTGGCCACGCTCCagtcagcagcaacagcaacctGTACCCagcactgccccctcaccccgtCACTGggctaccaccaccaccaccaccacagcagcagcagcagcagcacctcCAAGGTAACGAGGAGCACCACCTGTACCGCCACGGGACTGCCAGAGTGCCAATGCCACTACAGCAGCGCCattaccatcaccaccaccaacaccaacaccatcgCCAGCTGCTGCCTGGCTCCCCGACCCTGGCACCTGAGGCTGCCTCTTCAGCTCACGCcgccttcctcctcctctctccccagagtCCGGACTCCACCCAGCGAGGACCCTCAGGCTTGCACCTTCGGACTAGGACCGCCTTACCTGGGCACGGCCTTTACCCTCCTGCAGTGCCCCAGGGCCCTGACACTGAAAGCCCACCGAGGCCTCCGAACCAGCATCGCTACAGGCCCGAACCAGACAGCACGGCCATGATGGGCTTCTGCCCACCACAAAGTTCTGCAGCCACGTCCTGA
- the dyrk1b gene encoding dual specificity tyrosine-phosphorylation-regulated kinase 1B isoform X3: protein MVITSASEVEQSPPSMLAALQSEWIKQDPICYLPATHCSKKASRSGTSSGCKPPSKHCLPASFGFTPAEPSMSNQHGHLPLGNVQPMCELQQVRQGHHWGVTAGRAPNSDHQRGNHSERMLSDMTILQRRIPVSFRDPGTAPLRKLSVDLIKTYKHINEVYYAKKKRRAQHVPPDDSSNKKERKIYNDGYDDDNYDYIVKNGEKWMERYEIDSLIGKGSFGQVVKAYDHHEQEWVAIKIIKNKKAFLNQAQIELRLLELMNKHDTEMKYYIVHLKRHFMFRNHLCLVFELLSYNLYDLLRNTNFRGVSLNLTRKFAQQMCTALLFLATPELSIIHCDLKPENILLCNPKRSAIKIVDFGSSCQLGQRIYQYIQSRFYRSPEVLLGMPYDLAIDMWSLGCILVEMHTGEPLFSGSNEVDQMNKIVEVVGIPPSHMLEQAPKARKYFEKLSDGLWAVKKVKDVKKVVPVGLQVTTRINGTPAATAMAPKLKQTMKCTVHRFHGHLPCTIHCGCGTVATLQSAATATCTQHCPLTPSLGYHHHHHHSSSSSSTSKVTRSTTCTATGLPECQCHYSSAITITTTNTNTIASCCLAPRPWHLRLPLQLTPPSSSSLPRVRTPPSEDPQACTFGLGPPYLGTAFTLLQCPRALTLKAHRGLRTSIATGPNQTARP, encoded by the exons ATGGTGATCACCTCCGCCAGTGAAGTTGAACAGTCTCCCCCCAGCATGCTGGCTGCCCTACAGTCAGAATGGATTAAGCAGGATCCCATTTGTTACCTGCCTGCCACCCACTGCAGCAAGAAGGCCTCTCGAA GTGGGACCAGCTCAGGATGCAAGCCCCCCTCCAAACACTGCTTGCCTGCCTCATTTGGCTTCACCCCCGCTGAACCCAGCATGTCAAACCAACATGGCCACCTGCCTCTTGGCAACGTGCAGCCCATGTGTGAACTGCAGCAGGTCCGGCAGGGACATCACTGGGGAGTGACCGCTGGCCGGGCACCCAACTCTGACCACCAGAGAGGCAACCACAGTGAGCGG ATGCTATCGGACATGACGATCTTACAAAGGAGGATTCCAGTTAGTTTTCGTGACCCTGGGACGGCGCCTCTGAGAAAACTCTCGGTGGATTTGATAAAGACGTACAAGCACATTAATGAG GTGTACTATGCCAAGAAAAAGCGTCGTGCCCAACACGTTCCCCCAGACGACTCCAGCAACAAGAAGGAGAGGAAGATTTACAATGACGGCTACGATGATGATAACTATGATTACATTGTGAAGAATGGGGAGAAGTGGATGGAGCGATATGAGATTGACTCCCTGATTGGGAAGGGCTCATTTGGGCAG GTAGTGAAGGCCTACGATCATCATGAGCAGGAGTGGGTGGCCATCAAGATCATCAAGAATAAGAAGGCCTTCCTGAACCAGGCCCAGATTGAATTGCGCCTTCTGGAGCTCATGAACAAACATGACACCGAGATGAAGTATTACATTG TTCACTTGAAGCGGCATTTCATGTTCCGGAACCATCTGTGCTTGGTCTTTGAGCTGCTCTCCTACAACCTGTACGACCTGCTTAGAAACACCAACTTCCGCGGGGTCTCCCTGAACCTGACTCGCAAGTTTGCCCAGCAGATGTGTACAGCCCTGCTGTTCCTGGCCACCCCTGAGCTCAGTATCATCCACTGTGACCTGAAGCCTGAGAACATCCTCCTGTGCAACCCCAAGCGCAGTGCCATCAAAATCGTCGACTTTGGCAGCTCCTGTCAACTAGGGCAAAGG ATTTACCAATATATCCAGAGTCGTTTCTATCGCTCTCCTGAAGTGCTGCTTGGCATGCCGTATGACCTGGCCATTGACATGTGGTCACTGGGCTGTATCCTGGTGGAAATGCACACCGGAGAGCCTCTCTTCAGTGGGTCGAATGAG GTGGATCAGATGAATAAGATTGTGGAGGTAGTGGGGATTCCTCCTAGTCACATGCTGGAACAGGCACCCAAAGCCCGCAAGTACTTTGAGAAGCTCTCTGACGGGCTGTGGGCTGTCAAAAAAGTGAAGGATGTGAAGAAG GTGGTTCCAGTGGGTCTTCAAGTGACAACCCGAATCAACGGTACACCAGCCGCTACTGCAATGGCACCGAAGCTCAAACAGACTATGAAATGCACAGTCCACAG GTTCCACGGCCACCTTCCGTGCACCATCCACTGTGGCTGTGGAACAGTGGCCACGCTCCagtcagcagcaacagcaacctGTACCCagcactgccccctcaccccgtCACTGggctaccaccaccaccaccaccacagcagcagcagcagcagcacctcCAAGGTAACGAGGAGCACCACCTGTACCGCCACGGGACTGCCAGAGTGCCAATGCCACTACAGCAGCGCCattaccatcaccaccaccaacaccaacaccatcgCCAGCTGCTGCCTGGCTCCCCGACCCTGGCACCTGAGGCTGCCTCTTCAGCTCACGCcgccttcctcctcctctctccccagagtCCGGACTCCACCCAGCGAGGACCCTCAGGCTTGCACCTTCGGACTAGGACCGCCTTACCTGGGCACGGCCTTTACCCTCCTGCAGTGCCCCAGGGCCCTGACACTGAAAGCCCACCGAGGCCTCCGAACCAGCATCGCTACAGGCCCGAACCAGACAGCACGGCCATGA